A genomic segment from Halomonas sp. GD1P12 encodes:
- a CDS encoding LysR family transcriptional regulator, giving the protein MNLNYLKIFVVVADQGSITAASKALGIPNSTIARQLTQLENQLGKQLILRSTRHLRLTEEGKRIYQKAASLITELDEVENEIKSEQGYLSGKITLAIPSEFGVKWLNEIIAEFALAHPNVSIECITSMAPLDPVRRDIDISIAYHRGNFEDSSLILRTLVKLSSVVVASPELIKTHGMPKTIAELESLPCLSTLLALKENPWHFIGQDNALFHLNVSSRYKVDSSQLLIAGALKGIGYAIIPRVFCEQYLDIGRLIEISLDHTPAPLEIVAIYPNRAINHRSKRLVEVIASALTQTLG; this is encoded by the coding sequence ATGAATTTAAATTACTTGAAAATATTCGTGGTCGTTGCCGATCAGGGGTCGATCACGGCGGCCTCAAAAGCGCTGGGAATTCCCAATTCGACGATCGCCAGGCAGCTCACACAGCTCGAGAATCAGCTGGGCAAGCAGTTGATACTGCGAAGTACCCGGCACCTTCGCTTGACCGAGGAAGGCAAGCGTATTTATCAAAAAGCAGCGTCACTTATCACCGAGCTCGACGAGGTTGAAAACGAAATAAAGTCCGAGCAAGGCTACTTATCCGGAAAGATCACCCTAGCGATACCTTCCGAGTTTGGCGTTAAATGGCTTAACGAGATAATTGCCGAGTTTGCACTTGCCCACCCCAATGTCTCTATCGAGTGCATTACGAGCATGGCACCGCTGGATCCCGTAAGAAGAGATATCGATATTTCTATCGCCTATCATCGCGGCAACTTCGAAGACAGTAGTTTAATCCTGCGAACACTCGTTAAACTTTCCAGCGTCGTTGTTGCCTCCCCTGAGTTGATAAAAACGCATGGAATGCCAAAAACTATCGCAGAGCTTGAAAGTTTGCCCTGCCTATCGACACTTCTGGCTCTTAAAGAGAACCCCTGGCACTTCATTGGCCAGGATAACGCGTTATTTCACCTCAACGTCAGCTCGCGCTATAAGGTGGACAGTAGCCAACTACTGATTGCCGGCGCGTTGAAAGGTATCGGCTACGCCATCATACCCAGAGTTTTTTGCGAGCAGTATCTCGACATCGGTCGCCTGATCGAGATCAGTCTCGATCACACGCCGGCTCCTCTGGAAATCGTGGCTATTTACCCCAACCGCGCCATCAACCACCGGTCCAAAAGACTCGTCGAGGTGATCGCCAGCGCGTTGACCCAAACGCTGGGCTGA